ACTTAATTAATCAAATTGCCTAATTatacaccaaaaaaataaaacgtaAGATATACGACAGTGAAGAGAAAATCCTGGCGAGGAGAGGATTAAATAGTCGAGAAAACAAGGCAACTTGAGCCGGAAGAGGTGCTCTTGGTCTTGGAAATTTAATTACCAAGGACAAAAACATTAATATAGCCCATTTTGGCGACGTAACTTCCAAGTATATATCTTAATTTGCTAGCCATATCCATGGGAGTTTCCGTGATGATCTTGATTTCATAATCTGCTCGCAGCCATGAAGCATCCTGCATCCCTAATGATTAATTGAAACTCAATTGTTTCTATAATGTTCGGAAACGATGTGTGATTACTTTTTTTGCAAATGCACCAATGTTGTACTAGTTAGATCCGAGGCAGCATTAATgacaaagaaaatgaatttgtagatgaaacatttttctttaatttgttgATTAAGCATCCATCTCTTTGTCTAAAATCTAACAATTcagcagaaaaaaaatattcatctaaaagaaaattacaaaaaaagtaattaaatattaactgaAACTACATCTTTAGACATTATTAACCTTTAATTAGattaatagtaaaataattaaaagaaatttattaagATAGGAGGCTATGTTTGAATCTACGGACAAgcaatttgttttttgttttttttttttttttgggcatATACAGCTTTGGAAACTCTATATAATCCTACGTTAGCCATGTGCCATagtcacaaaacaaacacacctTCTCTATTTTAAGTAATTCAATGGCTTACACTGCAAGTCTTGTGTTCTTAGCTTCCACTTTCCTTATCATAAACTTTCCTCTTCTGGCAAACGCTATCGGATGCAATGGACCATGCAGAACCCTCAACGACTGCGACGGCCAACTCATTTGCATCAACGGAAGGTGCAACGACGACCGCGACGTCGGAACCCACATCTGCGGAGGCGGAATGCCGCCAAATCCGCCACCAAGCGGCGGAAGCTGCCAGTCCTCGGGAACCCTAAATTGCGGCGGAAAATCGTATCCTCAGTACCGTTGCTCTCCGCCGGTAACTTCCTCGACGCCGGCGATCCTGACGCTGAACGACTTCAGCGAAGGCGGCGACGGAGGGGACCCGTCGCAGTGCGACGAGAAGTTCCATAACAACACGGAGCGTGTGGTGGCACTCTCCACGGGGTGGTTCAACGGCAGTTCGCTGTGTTTGAAAATGATAAGGATCACGGCGGGGAACGGGAGGAACGTGACGGCGAAAGTGGTGGACCAGTGCGACTCTGTTAACGGCTGCGACAGGGCACACGCGGGTCAACCACCGTGCCGTAACAACATCGTGGATGGGTCACAAGCCGTGTGGGATGCGCTGGGACTTGACTCTGACGTGGGAGAAGCGCGCGTTACTTGGTCCATGGCTTGAATCAAATTTTAACCActaaacaagaaaaatgaataatgaACAAGGATCGACAAGCATTATATCATATGGcttgttttcttcttaatttgcgctttttattttgtttttgttaccaAAAGGATGGGAAATGAAATGCTCACATGCATGAACATTCCATTCTTTgctttggttttaaataataataaaattatgctGATCACTGCAGTTATGCACTCATTTGATATATTTTGCTGCCTCAACACATATATATGTTGAACACTATTTGCTGGTCCTGCTTTCTATATTTCTCTTCTTATTGTATCGTTTTCCATTTACATATCTTTTTAACTACTTCTCGGTAGCTGTATGCACTTGATAGGTTTTATgctaaacatataaaaaaatcttctaaATATATACTAGTATAATGTAAAGCTAATAGTAGTGAGTGAATAATACACTCGTAATTTCCCTGCAAAAATCGTATACTTAAGTTAAAATgactaagaaaattaaatatcaagGATATCATATAATTCAATCATATATAGACCCATAACTTgtaacaaaaaacaaatgtaGACCCATAAAACTTTAGTTTCTGTTAAATAAAGTTtgcttgattaaaattattagcAATTTGGAGAAGGatcttttttttcctgaagttagatattttttttttatacaaaagcaACTTGAAGTCTTGAACTGAAAACATTGCTCTTGGACGTTAACCAGCTAGCAAAGACGAAAACATCAATCTATATGGAAGTTAGATATTTTTTTGTggcacatttttttctttgttattttttaataaaaactttaaaattataaataagattcattgaataaaatgagacttacataatattgtgatttttcataaattttaacaaataacaaaaacatattagaGAATATGTGCTTAATTAACAGAATATATTACTAACATTCTATCAGATAAACTCATTTGTTAACTGTATGCTTGATTTTGCGTCAATATATAAAATACGCATGCAAGTTGCTTGAAGCAAAAACAGATAGCTTATGCGTATTTTGAAGGGATGTGATGTGAAATTTTAAGTAAGgatgtatatttatttaaggCTTAAAGAAACACATACTAGATAGTCTCATTTCAATCAAATAAGTTATAAGCTTGTAAATTAACAATCTAACGAAATAATTAGTTATGGACGTCGTTGACGTGAAACTAAATCCATACTTGGAGCAAAACAGATTCTAGTATGCATGATTTAAAGACTTTATGAAGTCTTGCACGTGCAAGACTTCTCTTTTTGTTTGAATCGAGTGAGAAGCAATTTTCCAAAATGGaggctatattttttttttggttaaattatattttttccttttaaacataaaaatgttTAAGATTTGTTTCATCAaaagatttaatatttttttcattcttataaaattataaaattataaaattcagactttttactttttaatcaaGAACAAGGTGTATacataatcaatataaaaacattatatttatattgattatatacttaactgatgtagaaatattatgtttttattgattcaaacttatatatatGAGCGAAAAAAGTAACCAATTTTAATTCTCtgacaaagaaaaaagtattaaagTTTTTGCATgaacaaatatgaaatatttatagaTTATGAGGACGAAAAATATAAAGGCATGAGGCATAGTCTCCATTGTAAGTATTTCCAATCCGTGCCGTAACAACATCGTGGATGGTTCCTAAGCCGTGTGGGACCCTCTGGGGAATATTGCTCACTTGGATCAACGTTCCATTCTTTGCTTtggtttttaacaaataaatttaaaactgaTCACTGCAGTTATGCActaatatcatatattttgCTGCCTCAACAcacatatatcatatatgtcCAACACTATTTACTGATCCTGCTTTCTATATTTCTCTTCTTATTGATCGTTTTCCATTTActtgtcttttgtctttttaacTAGCTGTATGCACTTATCGATCTTAAGTAATCATTTaccttttacaaataaatataaaaaaattgtaaattatattttttacaatattctacaaaattatatCTGTAGAGTTTTTACACATTGTGCTGGATATTATTCTAATTACAACTTTGGTTGATCGTGGGCAAGGAGTTTCATTTCattgttattaaataatttgcatgcaatttttatttttatttttcaggcattatcattttatccttttaacttTATCCTGAGAAATACATTAActttaaatgttaattatatattcTTATGGACAAAGACTATTTTGATCTACATTGGTTCAAAACTTTTCTGAACTTCGTGACTTGTCACCGAAAAGTGTCTATTTCCCATCCTAGCTTGGGCCACTAACCGGCCTGGTAGCCTATcactattaattttgttttcttcaagAAAATGCTATAAACTATctacagtattttttttcttgagtaTTATACAACATAAATACttatttcatataattaaatgtggaatatattaattaaattttaaattcacaataaaaaatttaaattataagaattattatctttttatccCTAAAGTCTATTAGATTTATACTTTTAGTCcttaaatctaaattttgatataatagtAACATTGGCAACCAAATTAAAAGACTTATCTACGtcataaaaaatctaataaaatatcatttgtaattttaaaatataaaaaaacatagcaTATATGCCTgcaatgtaaaatatattttacatgttgagaaattaaattataaccactttacttaaaaaatataagtgtaaACACCAATtgacataaataataataacttactGTCCATGATTAAAATCTTTATCTTAGTTATGAAATAAACTGTGTTAAAACAAACACAGAAATATCCACCTTGATGAATATTAATCATGATTTCTAATGAGAATTACTTCATATTAATATAatgattggtaaaaaaaaattctataaatataactctatatattaattactcagtgtttttttttactgattacATTGGTTTTATTAGTAATAAAGCGTTTTTCCTTATCGTTGAAATGCTTCATATGATTGTGATTGGCAAGTGGCAACCTTCCCGTGGCAATTATCCTTCCAGCCTTGATCTATAATATTCACAATAATCTTGTGTGAATTAATTGAAGCGTCCTGTTGCTTGTAACTTGAGAAAAACAAGAGCATCTTCCATCTCAATTTGACCCCACCGTCCCACTTCTTTAGACACTTTCATGTCACGAAGCAAATGAATGGTCAAGGTGACTGAAGGATCGTTCAATGTTCCTTTCTGTGAAATTTCttctttatattatttcttctaTCTAGAACACACAAACCGACCCTATTTGTCAGCTACACACGAGAATCTTCTCCATGGAGTGATATGACAAATACAAACTTTAAGATTAATGTAAAAcaccttttgtttttgttgttgaatgTACGTGTGGGCAGCTAGactttaattttcatttgaagTTAATGACTCTTATTAggaatttagaagaaaaaaagaaccaaattTCAGAATGACTTTAATGTGGATTTTATTAATTGGTTCTTAATTCAAAGTATTTTGTacccgttttttttttcttttgattcaaGTACTACATAGGAAAATTACTACCTACATGCACGTATACATTAATGTGAATGGATACCAACACGTGATTTATATATATGAGTGGTGATAGACTCAAGCAGGCAGCGGATCTTGccaaaaggccaaaaatatcacatacttaaaattatttataatatcgtacataaaattttatatactatATAAAAGTTTGAGGACCATGGCTACCCCATCTCCCTCCTAGTAAGCTCTGCCACCGGAATCAAGTTCCTTGAATGAGTGGACGAGAAGACATAATCTATCTTTAAATGtacaaaatatagtattaatgaACGACTTAAGATATTCATTACAATCATATGCTTATAAAAGGAAATGTGAGTGAACAGATGATGACAGCTTGTAAAAGTGGATATACAagttaactcttttttttttattattagcaaaaggaaatttattaataatgaatACAAGGAATACTCAATCtcacattcataaaaaaaacaccacTCAAACCCACAAtttaaatcagtttttttttttaccttgatTTGGATTAACCCGCCAATTATAACAGCCTTCATcgtttgcaataaaaaaaatgaatctcatatttttttctgttaattttttggcttataaagaaaaaataattttaattaatttaaaattcgatgaaaaaataataaaattatttttgttaatgattaaatttcaataatacttgaatgatttaatattaattttggtGTATACGTGTGTGAGACAACTTCTCTATGAAtatctgaatttttttattataatgaaaACATGTGATTTACATGTGAATTTTGTACAAAAACTGTCACagagacaaagaaattaaaataagataattactataataaaaattaagattatatttttttatacaattctttttatattatcaaaatcACTGGATAACAAAATTTCCAgtgttcaaagttcaaactgTAATATAATACTTAATTGTAAAGTATTGATCATGGAGGattgatatatataaaagaaaaacaaaacaaaacttgtACAATATACATGAAGTAGGGGCGTGCTTTTATGGGAACAATCCAATCGTGTTGGTTTTAATTATCTTTCTTTTCGGCTTTAGCCTTCCCCGAAATGAGTGCGTGGACAGGCCTACTTATGGAACCTTACATATTACATTGCAAGAATAGTACGGGTGCTAAATGTTAGGTCTTCACGAAGGGACAGGCTTTCACGTCGGAGGAACAAGAAATAGAATAGTGGCAGAGGGCAACCCTAGtggcaaaagaaaagaaaactgagaaagaataaattattgttttagcaTATCAATGAACAGCCGGGTGATAATTTTAGACTATGTTTAGTTTATCATTGAGTATGAATTTTGAGACAGAATCTATCAGCCTAGGAAAAATTGAACGCAAACACTAgagtatatatgtttttataaaagttCTTTTGCTATCAAAGTTAATttataatgataaattaaacATGTATTTAGTCCTCAAAATAAtaagattttgatttaatttcttattatctAAAATCTGAgacaattttatcatatttgtaaaatcattttgtattataatatttaaaaattaatttaacaataaattatatttttctaaaaattattttaccataaaattataaaacttaagAATTAATTGGtcatactttttatatatttaaaaatcaaatcacaatttattatttttgagaCTAAATTATCattagatgaaaaatatttgataaaaatccaACAACATGTATATCCAACAcctatagatatatatatatatatatatatatatatatatataaaataaaaatattaacaaatatttaaaataataaataattcaggTATCATTACTGATGAGATTATCATTTAgccgaaaagaaaagaaagaaagaaagattgaTAGTGACATGCACGCACTGAGCACTGTACTGTTACACTGTGGTGACTCACACTGAGCAGCGCAAAGGAAGCGAAATGAGAAGCACAGCACCTGCAACTGTATAGTTACCTCTAGATACAAATCGTCTAGGCTTTCTGTTGTGACGTGATTGTATGACCATACTGCAATTAAGACCTATACTAGTGCACTTTATTAGGGATTGTTCCTTTTgttgtcttttctttttatggTTAATTTTACCTTGCCTtcactatttaaataaaaattaatcctgtggtttactttttcaatattcaaaattttctttttcaaaagagACTTTCTATACCAAGTATGTTTCTCATGTTATATTAGtcaattttttaagatattatatttatcaatgcttataataataaatactttaaatataacagttaaaaagtatttattaaacttttttaatgatttataaatattttaatatatactttaaatcattttataattttaataaaataaataaatagttttacatTAAATGTTTTGTATATCATGATTTTTAATGCAATAAATATGGATGTCAG
The nucleotide sequence above comes from Glycine soja cultivar W05 chromosome 11, ASM419377v2, whole genome shotgun sequence. Encoded proteins:
- the LOC114375486 gene encoding kiwellin-like, giving the protein MAYTASLVFLASTFLIINFPLLANAIGCNGPCRTLNDCDGQLICINGRCNDDRDVGTHICGGGMPPNPPPSGGSCQSSGTLNCGGKSYPQYRCSPPVTSSTPAILTLNDFSEGGDGGDPSQCDEKFHNNTERVVALSTGWFNGSSLCLKMIRITAGNGRNVTAKVVDQCDSVNGCDRAHAGQPPCRNNIVDGSQAVWDALGLDSDVGEARVTWSMA